From the Gramella sp. Hel_I_59 genome, one window contains:
- a CDS encoding transglycosylase domain-containing protein, with protein MAATTKKTKKPAHSNRKYIVGFWTLFGIGILAGILIFLFAGWGFFGKMPSFDELENPEKNLATEIMSSDGETLGKYYSENRTPIKYEDLPDHLVQAVVATEDERFYQHAGIDAKGTVRAAVYLGTRGGASTITQQLAKLLFTENLATNDLERIFQKTKEWVIATRLERQYTKEEIITMYLNKYGFGYQGIGIRSASNIYFGKEAKDLNIEESAVLTGMLKNSSLFNPVRRPEMVKNRRNQVLAQMNRNGFVSEQELDSLQKLPMKIEFTPEGHDEGMATYFRAYLQGFMKEWIEENPKPDGSKYSLYSDGLKIYTSIDSKMQEYAENAVTSHIANLQKSFDRQNEKNPTAPFRDITEDEVESSIQNAMRVSARWKKMKSQGKSDSEIKKSFKEKAEMRVFSWKGTIDTVMTPRDSILYYKAFLQAGMMSMVPQTGEVKAWVGGIDFKHFKYEHVKQGKRQVGSTFKPFVYATAIDQLKFSPCDTLPRSKFTIEAGKHGNMKDWAPRNSDNKYSGMLSLKQALANSVNTITARLIDKTGPGPVIDLLGKLGIDTRNVPAVPSIALGTADISLFEMVSAYSTFANQGVYIKPVMVNRIEDKNGTVLYQNVPETRDVLSKEAAYVTVNLLEGVTQGGSGTRLRNTWGTTNAFYKDVMTGYPYDFKNPIAGKTGTTQNQSDGWFMGMVPDLVTGVWVGAEDRAVHFPGIQYGQGATMALPIWGMYMKDVYANPDLKVSKEAFERPENLSIATDCSSYNSNSSNDDSVPDELDF; from the coding sequence ATGGCCGCTACTACCAAGAAAACAAAGAAACCAGCGCATAGCAATCGCAAGTATATCGTAGGTTTCTGGACATTATTCGGAATTGGGATTCTAGCCGGAATTCTAATTTTTCTTTTTGCAGGTTGGGGATTCTTCGGAAAGATGCCATCTTTCGATGAACTCGAAAACCCTGAAAAAAATCTTGCTACAGAAATAATGTCCTCAGATGGTGAAACCCTGGGGAAATATTACAGTGAAAACAGAACTCCAATTAAGTATGAAGACCTGCCAGACCATTTAGTACAGGCCGTGGTAGCTACCGAGGATGAACGCTTCTATCAACATGCAGGGATCGATGCAAAGGGAACTGTAAGAGCAGCAGTGTATCTTGGAACCAGAGGTGGGGCCAGTACGATCACTCAGCAATTAGCTAAATTATTATTTACTGAGAATCTTGCTACTAATGATCTAGAAAGGATCTTTCAAAAAACCAAAGAATGGGTAATTGCTACTCGTCTTGAAAGACAGTATACCAAGGAAGAGATCATCACAATGTATTTAAATAAATACGGTTTTGGTTACCAGGGAATCGGAATTCGATCTGCTTCCAATATCTATTTTGGTAAAGAGGCAAAAGATTTGAATATCGAGGAATCTGCGGTATTGACGGGAATGTTGAAAAATTCTTCTTTGTTCAATCCAGTGCGTAGACCTGAAATGGTTAAAAACAGAAGAAACCAGGTATTAGCACAAATGAATCGTAATGGATTTGTTTCTGAACAGGAACTGGATTCTTTGCAGAAACTTCCCATGAAAATAGAATTTACTCCGGAAGGGCATGATGAAGGAATGGCGACTTATTTTAGAGCTTACCTTCAGGGGTTCATGAAAGAATGGATCGAAGAAAATCCTAAACCAGATGGATCTAAATATAGCCTTTACAGCGACGGACTCAAGATCTACACCAGCATTGATTCAAAAATGCAGGAATATGCAGAGAATGCAGTAACCAGTCATATAGCCAATCTTCAGAAATCATTTGATCGCCAGAACGAGAAAAACCCAACGGCACCTTTCCGCGATATTACAGAAGATGAGGTAGAGTCAAGTATTCAGAATGCGATGAGAGTTTCTGCACGATGGAAGAAAATGAAATCACAGGGAAAATCTGATTCTGAGATCAAGAAATCCTTCAAAGAGAAAGCGGAAATGAGAGTTTTCAGCTGGAAAGGAACTATTGATACAGTGATGACTCCGCGTGATTCAATCCTTTACTATAAAGCATTTTTGCAAGCGGGAATGATGTCTATGGTTCCTCAAACCGGCGAAGTAAAAGCCTGGGTTGGAGGAATTGACTTTAAGCATTTTAAATACGAGCATGTTAAACAAGGGAAAAGACAGGTAGGTTCTACCTTTAAACCATTTGTGTATGCAACTGCAATAGATCAGCTTAAGTTTTCACCTTGTGATACTTTGCCGAGATCTAAATTTACGATCGAAGCCGGCAAACATGGAAATATGAAAGACTGGGCGCCTAGAAACAGTGATAATAAATATTCCGGAATGCTTTCGCTTAAACAGGCCCTGGCAAACTCTGTAAATACCATTACTGCGCGATTGATCGATAAAACAGGTCCGGGACCCGTGATCGATCTACTTGGAAAACTGGGTATCGATACTAGAAATGTGCCTGCAGTACCTTCGATTGCACTGGGAACAGCAGATATCAGTCTTTTTGAGATGGTTTCTGCGTACAGCACATTTGCGAACCAGGGAGTTTATATCAAACCGGTGATGGTGAATCGTATTGAAGACAAGAATGGAACTGTGCTTTATCAAAATGTTCCAGAAACCAGGGATGTACTTAGCAAAGAAGCGGCTTACGTAACTGTGAACCTATTGGAGGGTGTAACTCAGGGAGGTTCAGGAACCAGGCTCCGTAATACCTGGGGAACCACCAATGCATTTTACAAGGATGTGATGACCGGTTATCCATACGATTTTAAAAATCCGATTGCAGGTAAAACAGGTACCACCCAAAATCAAAGTGATGGTTGGTTTATGGGAATGGTGCCAGACCTTGTTACAGGAGTATGGGTAGGAGCTGAAGATCGTGCAGTGCACTTTCCAGGAATACAATATGGTCAGGGAGCCACCATGGCACTGCCAATCTGGGGAATGTATATGAAAGATGTTTATGCAAATCCTGATCTTAAAGTATCCAAAGAAGCTTTTGAAAGACCGGAGAATTTGAGTATCGCAACAGATTGTTCCAGCTATAACTCAAATAGTTCAAATGACGATTCGGTTCCAGACGAGCTTGATTTTTAA
- the recA gene encoding recombinase RecA — translation MSNDKEKEAKLKALKLTLDKMDKTYGKGTVMKMSDQVVVDVDAISTGSLGLDLALGVGGYPRGRVIEIYGPESSGKTTLTLHAIAEAQKKGGIAAFIDAEHAFDRFYAEKLDVDIDNLIISQPDNGEQALEITDNLIRSGAIDIIVIDSVAALTPKSEIEGEMGDSKMGLHARLMSQALRKLTASISKTNCTVIFINQLREKIGVMFGNPETTTGGNALKFYASVRLDIRRSTQIKDSANNVMGNKTRVKVVKNKVAPPFKTAEFDIMYGEGVSKIGEIIDIGVDYEIVKKSGSWFSYEDTKLGQGRDAVKTLLKDNPDLMEELEVKIKDAIKVAREA, via the coding sequence ATGAGCAACGATAAAGAGAAAGAAGCGAAATTAAAAGCCTTAAAGCTTACCCTTGACAAAATGGATAAAACCTACGGAAAGGGTACCGTGATGAAAATGAGCGACCAGGTGGTCGTAGATGTAGACGCAATTTCTACGGGATCCCTTGGATTGGATCTTGCTTTAGGAGTTGGTGGATACCCAAGAGGAAGAGTGATCGAGATCTATGGTCCTGAATCTTCTGGTAAAACAACTCTTACTTTACATGCGATAGCTGAAGCTCAGAAAAAAGGCGGTATTGCTGCTTTTATTGATGCAGAACATGCTTTTGATCGTTTTTATGCTGAAAAACTTGATGTTGATATTGATAACCTGATCATCTCTCAACCAGATAACGGTGAACAGGCACTTGAAATAACAGATAATCTTATTCGCTCTGGTGCGATCGATATCATTGTAATTGACTCCGTTGCGGCACTTACACCAAAGAGTGAGATCGAAGGTGAGATGGGTGATTCTAAAATGGGACTGCATGCGAGGTTAATGTCTCAGGCACTTAGAAAACTTACTGCTTCTATTAGCAAAACAAATTGTACGGTGATCTTTATCAACCAGCTAAGAGAGAAGATCGGGGTAATGTTCGGGAATCCGGAAACTACTACTGGTGGTAATGCACTTAAATTCTACGCTTCCGTTCGTTTGGATATTAGAAGATCTACCCAGATCAAGGATAGCGCAAATAACGTAATGGGTAATAAGACCAGGGTTAAAGTAGTGAAGAACAAGGTTGCTCCACCATTTAAAACTGCCGAATTCGATATCATGTACGGTGAAGGTGTTTCTAAAATCGGTGAGATCATCGATATTGGTGTGGATTACGAGATCGTTAAGAAAAGTGGATCATGGTTCAGCTATGAAGACACCAAACTTGGACAGGGTCGTGATGCAGTAAAAACCTTATTAAAAGATAATCCAGATCTTATGGAAGAACTGGAAGTCAAAATTAAAGATGCGATCAAGGTCGCTAGAGAAGCTTAA
- the ricT gene encoding regulatory iron-sulfur-containing complex subunit RicT, translated as MACTSCSTGKDGQPKGCKNNGTCGTDSCNKLSVFDWLSNMSLPGGVEPFNIVEVRFKNGRKHFYRNTENLSLSIGDVVATEASPGHDVGQVSLTGELVRVQMKKKKVAKDSEEVLKIYRKASQRDIDIWQEGREREEKIKQRSRQIAIRLNLSMKISDIEFQGDGSKATFYYTAEDRVDFRQLIKEFAREFNTRIEMKQIGLRQEAARLGGIGSCGRELCCSTWLTDFRSVSTSAARYQQLSLNPQKLAGQCGKLKCCLNYELDTYLEALKSFPKTDVKLKTKKGTAVCQKIDIFKGALWYAYEGEWMNWHQLSPEQANKIVALNKKGEAATSLEEYETEVILSEEKEKGFNNSGGEDSLTRFDKPKQQQSKKRNKKRKKRKPNPTKSKNA; from the coding sequence ATGGCTTGCACAAGTTGCTCGACCGGCAAAGACGGTCAGCCGAAAGGATGTAAGAACAACGGAACCTGTGGAACAGACAGTTGCAATAAACTGAGCGTTTTCGACTGGCTTTCAAATATGTCTCTTCCGGGAGGCGTGGAACCTTTTAATATCGTAGAAGTACGTTTTAAAAACGGCCGTAAACACTTCTATAGAAATACTGAAAATCTAAGTCTTAGTATTGGCGATGTAGTTGCTACGGAAGCCAGCCCGGGTCACGATGTAGGACAGGTTAGTCTTACCGGCGAACTCGTTCGCGTACAGATGAAGAAGAAAAAAGTCGCTAAGGATTCCGAAGAAGTTCTGAAGATCTATCGTAAAGCTTCTCAAAGAGATATCGATATCTGGCAGGAAGGAAGAGAGCGTGAGGAGAAGATCAAACAACGATCAAGACAGATCGCTATCAGGCTTAATCTAAGTATGAAAATTAGCGATATTGAGTTCCAGGGAGATGGTTCCAAAGCTACTTTTTACTATACTGCGGAAGATCGTGTGGATTTTAGACAATTAATAAAGGAGTTCGCACGGGAATTCAATACCCGTATTGAGATGAAGCAGATCGGGCTTCGACAGGAAGCGGCCAGACTTGGAGGAATTGGTTCCTGTGGTCGCGAACTTTGTTGTTCAACCTGGCTTACTGACTTTAGATCTGTTAGCACTTCAGCAGCAAGATATCAGCAATTATCCCTTAATCCTCAGAAACTTGCAGGACAATGCGGGAAATTAAAGTGCTGCCTGAACTACGAATTGGACACTTATCTGGAAGCATTAAAATCTTTTCCAAAAACCGACGTTAAGTTAAAGACCAAGAAAGGAACTGCCGTATGTCAAAAAATAGACATTTTTAAAGGTGCTCTCTGGTATGCTTATGAAGGAGAATGGATGAACTGGCACCAGTTGAGTCCGGAACAGGCCAATAAGATCGTAGCACTGAACAAAAAAGGTGAAGCAGCTACAAGCCTGGAAGAATATGAAACAGAAGTGATCCTGAGCGAAGAAAAAGAAAAAGGATTCAATAATTCTGGAGGTGAAGATAGTCTTACGCGTTTTGATAAACCAAAGCAGCAACAAAGTAAGAAACGAAATAAGAAAAGAAAGAAACGCAAGCCAAACCCAACAAAGTCTAAGAATGCGTAA
- a CDS encoding rhodanese-related sulfurtransferase codes for MQLYNKLSAKEREALLEEAGEDRLTLSFYAYAKIGNPELFRNHLFIAWDQMDVLGRIYVAHEGINAQLSVPAKRFNEFKKFLDEIYFLENVRLNIAIEHDIKSFLKLKVKVRKKIVADGLNDDTFDVTNKGIHVDANRFNELINDPNTVLVDMRNHYESEIGHFQGAITPDVDTFRDSLDIIEEDLKDHKEDKNLVMYCTGGIRCEKASAYYKHKGFQNVYQLEGGIIEYTRQVENQQLENKFIGKNFVFDHRRAERISEDVIAQCHQCGKACDTHVNCANEACHLLFIQCEECAEKMDNCCSTDCKEIHALPFEEQKALRKGKGASNKIFKKGRSEVLRYKQ; via the coding sequence ATGCAACTGTACAATAAATTGAGCGCTAAGGAAAGGGAAGCACTATTAGAAGAAGCCGGTGAAGACAGGCTTACGCTCTCTTTCTATGCTTACGCAAAAATCGGGAATCCCGAACTTTTCAGAAATCATCTTTTTATAGCCTGGGACCAGATGGATGTTCTCGGTAGGATCTATGTAGCTCACGAAGGCATTAATGCCCAGCTTTCAGTTCCTGCTAAGCGATTTAATGAATTCAAGAAATTTCTGGATGAAATCTATTTTCTGGAGAATGTTCGATTGAACATCGCTATAGAGCATGATATCAAATCCTTTCTGAAGTTAAAGGTGAAAGTGCGTAAGAAGATCGTAGCAGATGGTCTTAATGATGATACTTTTGATGTAACCAATAAAGGAATTCACGTTGATGCTAACAGGTTCAATGAATTAATAAATGATCCAAACACGGTGCTGGTAGATATGAGAAATCACTACGAGAGCGAAATTGGTCATTTTCAGGGAGCGATCACACCAGATGTGGATACCTTCCGTGATTCACTGGATATTATTGAAGAAGATTTAAAAGATCATAAGGAAGATAAGAATCTGGTGATGTACTGTACAGGCGGAATACGTTGTGAGAAGGCAAGTGCTTACTATAAACATAAAGGTTTCCAGAACGTGTATCAACTGGAAGGTGGTATTATCGAATATACCCGTCAGGTTGAAAATCAGCAACTGGAAAATAAATTTATAGGTAAGAACTTTGTTTTTGATCATCGACGTGCCGAGCGAATTTCCGAAGATGTGATCGCACAGTGTCATCAATGCGGAAAAGCTTGTGATACGCATGTGAATTGCGCGAACGAAGCATGTCATCTGTTATTCATTCAGTGTGAGGAATGTGCTGAAAAAATGGATAACTGTTGTTCTACAGATTGTAAAGAGATCCATGCCTTACCTTTTGAAGAACAGAAAGCATTGAGAAAAGGAAAAGGAGCCAGCAACAAGATCTTTAAAAAAGGAAGATCTGAAGTTTTGCGTTATAAGCAATAG
- a CDS encoding PorT family protein: protein MKEKKNIDRIFQEKFKDFEKEPSPRNWEQISARLDAGAAPIAKKPVIPLWLKFTAAAAILALVATGIWKMNFSTTEVTEPGYVNESVEKRSDSHDNVNQDSTSEERIANEDKINEKEQSEAAADSGQENNHNSEEVSGSKAAITDQNNKSESESEKDLNASGRNKSQTNQRSKEDSRYAHQENGNNNSEENNLNNQYRTSATTTASNEAIASTDEAEKRNAIESIFENYWNKRNPELSDELLSTALLQDTSLNQLEELLAATTSEENKENEEDENLNQKNLRLSTFAAPVFYANLGDGNELSNQFSNNSTNAEVTFSYGVKLAYDIAKNVKIRTGISKVNMSQNIANVSYSPTAMNPGFGNINSTEDNIEIRVESPNDSGLPSFGGSSDGSNGSIISPTVFTPGEINQQFGFIEVPLEVEYALVDERFGLNLIGGASGLFLDQNSVDLVTAESRTKLGTASNINKTSFSTNVGIGVDYEISNKISLSVEPMMKYQVNTFNNVDNVRPVNFGVYSGISYTF, encoded by the coding sequence ATGAAAGAGAAAAAGAACATAGACAGGATCTTTCAGGAGAAGTTTAAGGACTTCGAGAAAGAACCATCTCCTAGAAATTGGGAGCAAATATCTGCACGGCTCGATGCCGGTGCGGCGCCTATAGCAAAAAAACCGGTAATTCCTCTCTGGCTTAAATTTACTGCTGCAGCTGCAATCTTAGCATTAGTAGCCACGGGAATCTGGAAAATGAATTTTTCCACTACGGAAGTTACAGAACCTGGATATGTGAATGAGTCGGTAGAAAAGAGATCTGACAGCCATGATAATGTGAATCAGGATTCTACTTCAGAAGAAAGAATTGCGAATGAGGACAAGATCAATGAAAAAGAACAATCTGAAGCAGCGGCGGATAGTGGTCAAGAAAATAATCACAATTCTGAAGAAGTAAGCGGTTCTAAAGCTGCTATTACTGATCAAAATAATAAATCTGAATCTGAAAGTGAAAAAGATCTGAATGCTTCTGGAAGAAATAAATCACAGACCAATCAAAGATCAAAAGAAGATTCGCGTTATGCTCATCAGGAAAATGGCAATAACAATTCCGAAGAAAACAATTTAAATAATCAGTATCGCACCTCAGCAACTACAACTGCCAGCAACGAAGCTATAGCCTCCACCGATGAAGCAGAGAAAAGAAATGCCATTGAAAGTATATTCGAAAACTACTGGAATAAAAGAAATCCTGAACTTTCAGATGAACTGTTAAGTACTGCTCTTTTACAGGATACTTCCTTAAACCAACTCGAAGAGTTATTAGCTGCAACAACTTCCGAAGAAAATAAAGAAAACGAAGAGGATGAAAACCTCAACCAGAAAAATCTTCGTCTGTCAACATTTGCCGCACCGGTTTTCTATGCCAACCTAGGCGATGGAAATGAACTGTCCAACCAGTTTTCAAACAATTCAACCAATGCCGAAGTGACTTTCTCGTACGGTGTGAAGCTAGCTTATGATATCGCGAAAAATGTCAAGATTAGAACTGGAATCAGCAAAGTGAATATGAGTCAGAACATTGCCAATGTTTCTTATAGCCCAACGGCAATGAATCCAGGCTTTGGAAATATAAATTCTACGGAAGATAATATCGAAATTAGAGTTGAATCTCCTAATGATAGTGGTCTACCTAGTTTTGGGGGCAGTAGCGATGGAAGCAACGGGAGTATTATTTCTCCTACTGTGTTCACTCCCGGAGAGATCAATCAGCAATTTGGGTTTATCGAAGTTCCGCTAGAAGTGGAATACGCTTTGGTTGACGAGCGCTTTGGATTAAATTTAATTGGTGGTGCAAGCGGACTTTTTCTTGACCAGAACAGTGTGGATCTTGTAACTGCTGAATCCAGGACCAAACTTGGAACGGCTTCCAATATCAATAAAACAAGTTTTAGTACTAATGTTGGGATTGGGGTGGATTATGAAATTAGCAACAAAATTAGTCTTAGCGTAGAACCAATGATGAAATACCAGGTCAACACTTTTAATAATGTTGATAATGTACGTCCAGTTAATTTCGGGGTTTACTCGGGGATTAGCTACACATTCTAG
- a CDS encoding CoA transferase subunit A — protein sequence MIIKTVDSVQKATEGVEDGMTFMLGGFGLCGIPENAISELVRLNIKNLTCISNNAGVDDFGLGQLLHKKQIDKMVSSYVGENAIFEKQMLSGELDVELIPQGTLAARCQAAQQGFPAIYTPAGYGTEVAEGKETREFDGKMYVLEEAFKADFAFVKAWKGDRAGNLIFKGTARNFNPVMCGAAKITVAEVEELVEPGELDPNHIHVPGIFVQRIFQGKDYEKRIEQRTVRQKD from the coding sequence ATGATCATAAAAACGGTTGATAGCGTACAGAAGGCTACAGAAGGTGTAGAAGACGGAATGACTTTTATGCTAGGTGGTTTTGGACTCTGCGGAATTCCGGAGAACGCCATTTCTGAACTGGTACGCCTTAATATTAAAAATCTTACCTGTATTTCTAATAACGCAGGAGTAGATGATTTTGGACTTGGGCAATTACTTCACAAGAAACAGATCGATAAAATGGTTTCCTCATACGTAGGAGAAAATGCCATTTTTGAGAAACAAATGCTTAGCGGTGAACTTGATGTGGAATTGATTCCGCAGGGAACGCTTGCAGCAAGATGCCAGGCAGCACAACAAGGTTTTCCTGCGATCTATACACCAGCAGGTTATGGAACTGAAGTTGCAGAAGGTAAGGAAACGAGAGAGTTTGACGGAAAAATGTACGTACTAGAAGAAGCTTTCAAGGCAGATTTCGCTTTTGTAAAAGCCTGGAAAGGGGATAGAGCTGGGAACCTTATCTTTAAAGGAACAGCCAGAAACTTTAATCCGGTCATGTGTGGTGCAGCGAAGATCACCGTAGCTGAGGTGGAAGAACTTGTCGAGCCTGGAGAACTGGATCCAAACCATATCCACGTTCCGGGAATTTTTGTACAAAGAATTTTCCAGGGAAAGGATTACGAGAAGAGAATTGAACAACGTACGGTTAGACAAAAAGATTAA
- a CDS encoding sigma-70 family RNA polymerase sigma factor, with protein sequence MGSKDLIYRCKQHERKAQEELYKLYSPKLFGICLKYSDNYQQAEDNLQDGFVTIFEKIGQFQDKGSFEGWMKRILINTSLQKHRQQKVYGITNEEDLQEDEIEVETDNISVDFLLQCVQELPDRYRQVFNLYVLDGYSHKEISDLLSITEGTSKSNLARARTSLKEKIELVQNSKAVKSS encoded by the coding sequence GTGGGTTCTAAAGACCTCATCTACCGTTGTAAGCAACATGAAAGGAAAGCTCAGGAAGAGCTTTACAAGCTCTATTCTCCTAAGTTGTTTGGGATATGCCTGAAATATTCTGATAACTATCAACAGGCAGAAGATAATTTACAGGATGGGTTTGTGACCATTTTCGAAAAGATTGGTCAGTTTCAGGATAAAGGATCATTTGAAGGTTGGATGAAACGTATCCTTATCAACACCTCCCTTCAAAAACACAGACAGCAGAAAGTTTACGGCATCACCAACGAAGAGGATCTGCAGGAGGATGAAATAGAAGTTGAAACAGATAATATTTCCGTGGACTTCCTCTTACAATGTGTACAGGAATTACCAGACAGATATAGACAGGTATTTAACCTGTATGTGCTGGATGGCTATTCTCATAAGGAAATTTCAGATTTATTAAGTATCACTGAGGGAACTTCGAAATCAAACCTGGCCAGAGCCAGAACTTCTTTAAAGGAGAAAATTGAATTGGTACAGAACTCAAAAGCGGTGAAATCATCATGA
- a CDS encoding lysophospholipid acyltransferase family protein: MRYIKMAGILLWRIWFYILLIVPIVIMLPVLIVFTTSEKFYPQYFVCSRIWAKCILYGMGFWIKVKAEEIPEKQKSYMLVANHTSMLDIMQMLVIMKQPFVFIGKKELSKIPVFGFFYKRTCILVDRKNQQSRKAAFLEAQRRLKQGNSICIFPEGGVPDDHSVVLDQFKEGAFRLAIEHQIPIVPITFHDSKRRFSYRFLSGSPGKLRVKIHHFIPTRGLEMTDRKEIKNSTFNIIHDELVDPSVH, encoded by the coding sequence ATGCGATACATCAAAATGGCAGGCATCCTTTTATGGAGAATCTGGTTTTATATTCTCCTCATCGTACCTATTGTTATAATGCTTCCCGTTTTGATCGTTTTCACCACTTCTGAAAAGTTTTACCCTCAGTATTTCGTTTGCTCCCGTATATGGGCAAAATGTATCCTCTACGGAATGGGTTTCTGGATTAAAGTTAAAGCTGAAGAAATTCCTGAAAAACAGAAAAGCTATATGCTTGTGGCGAATCATACCAGTATGCTTGATATTATGCAGATGCTGGTCATTATGAAGCAACCCTTCGTTTTTATTGGAAAAAAGGAACTCAGTAAAATCCCAGTTTTTGGATTCTTCTATAAGCGTACCTGTATCCTGGTGGATCGGAAGAACCAGCAAAGCAGGAAAGCTGCATTTCTGGAAGCACAAAGAAGATTAAAACAAGGAAATTCAATATGTATATTTCCTGAAGGCGGAGTACCAGATGATCATTCGGTCGTGCTGGATCAATTTAAAGAAGGAGCCTTTAGACTGGCCATTGAGCACCAGATTCCAATTGTACCCATCACATTTCACGATTCCAAAAGAAGATTTTCCTATAGATTCCTTTCAGGCAGTCCCGGAAAGTTAAGAGTTAAGATCCATCATTTTATCCCAACGCGTGGCCTGGAAATGACCGATAGAAAAGAGATTAAGAACTCTACTTTCAATATTATTCATGATGAGCTGGTAGATCCTTCGGTTCACTAG
- a CDS encoding 3-oxoacid CoA-transferase subunit B — protein MALDKNGIAQRIAKEVKDGYYVNLGIGIPTLVANFVRDDIQVEFQSENGILGMGRFPLDGEEDADLINAGKQTITARPGASFFDSATSFGMIRGKHVDLTILGAMEVAENGDIANWKIPGKMVKGMGGAMDLVASAENIIVAMMHTNKAGESKLLKRCSLPLTGVGCVTKIVTNLAVIEVTDNGFKLLETAPGVSVEDVQNATEGKLLVEGDIPEMQL, from the coding sequence ATGGCACTAGATAAAAACGGAATAGCACAACGAATTGCTAAAGAAGTAAAGGATGGATATTATGTAAATCTTGGAATAGGAATTCCAACATTAGTGGCAAACTTTGTTCGCGACGATATTCAGGTAGAGTTCCAGAGTGAAAACGGAATTCTTGGAATGGGTCGTTTTCCCTTAGATGGAGAAGAGGATGCAGATCTTATAAATGCCGGGAAACAGACGATCACAGCCAGGCCCGGAGCAAGTTTCTTCGATTCTGCCACAAGTTTTGGTATGATTCGAGGAAAGCATGTGGACCTAACAATCCTTGGAGCTATGGAAGTAGCTGAGAACGGAGATATCGCTAACTGGAAGATTCCGGGGAAAATGGTGAAAGGAATGGGTGGAGCCATGGACCTGGTAGCTTCAGCAGAAAATATTATTGTGGCCATGATGCATACTAATAAGGCTGGAGAGTCCAAATTGCTGAAAAGATGTTCTCTGCCGCTTACAGGCGTTGGCTGCGTTACCAAGATCGTAACTAACCTGGCGGTGATAGAAGTAACCGATAATGGCTTTAAATTGCTTGAAACAGCACCGGGTGTAAGTGTGGAAGACGTTCAAAATGCTACGGAAGGAAAACTCCTCGTCGAAGGCGATATTCCTGAAATGCAGTTATAA
- a CDS encoding gliding motility lipoprotein GldH, whose product MRKVFCLLIFVSALTVGCDEKRVFDEYQAVQQWHKDSLVTFELEELDSTKVYDLFINVRNNNQYAYSNLFLITEIRFPQGKVISDTLEYEMAQPDGKWLGEGFGDIKESKLWYKEEVKFEESGNYKVSIQQAMRKNGDVDGIEELEGITDIGFRIEKNDN is encoded by the coding sequence ATGCGTAAAGTTTTTTGCCTATTAATTTTTGTTTCAGCGCTTACAGTTGGCTGTGATGAAAAACGGGTTTTTGATGAATATCAGGCGGTACAGCAATGGCATAAAGATTCACTGGTCACTTTTGAACTGGAGGAACTGGACTCTACCAAGGTGTACGATCTGTTTATAAATGTGAGAAACAATAACCAGTACGCTTACAGTAATTTGTTCTTAATAACCGAGATCAGGTTCCCGCAGGGAAAGGTGATCAGCGATACTCTCGAGTATGAAATGGCTCAACCAGATGGTAAATGGCTTGGGGAAGGTTTTGGAGATATCAAGGAAAGCAAACTCTGGTACAAGGAAGAGGTTAAGTTTGAAGAATCGGGCAATTACAAAGTGAGCATACAACAGGCGATGCGTAAGAATGGTGATGTGGACGGTATCGAAGAACTGGAAGGAATTACCGATATAGGATTCAGAATTGAAAAGAACGACAATTAA